A single region of the Podospora pseudopauciseta strain CBS 411.78 chromosome 1, whole genome shotgun sequence genome encodes:
- a CDS encoding hypothetical protein (EggNog:ENOG503NURE) has translation MTRAELFACIAMFESGRFDIDLANLADVIALCSDDSIYVADILLSDPCTSPFHLGIRHLVGNVGQTGMVCLVSPTKPRIRQIGHDSLMVSHHIFNGTCEDNFKGTSLHFSFTNSKVPLAPGPKGEIDQEIFLLEPAVSVQDQGRWVADIDVLGVERSQNRDVINTISFPHRDCQFGHSLPLKYRDAVSIGSQEELLDQPPCTGVVQRRNNAVARLAAVSILAQQGKTAETAILEGDEFCWHCCRTRYSRLETRPQILIL, from the coding sequence ATGACACGCGCGGAGTTGTTCGCCTGTATAGCAATGTTTGAGTCCGGCCGCTTCGATATAGACCTTGCGAACCTCGCGGATGTCATTGCGTTATGCTCGGACGACTCCATATATGTCGCCGACATATTGCTCTCCGACCCTTGTACCAGCCCATTCCACTTGGGCATTCGGCATCTGGTTGGCAATGTTGGCCAGACGGGGATGGTATGTCTCGTGTCGCCAACCAAACCTCGTATACGACAAATCGGGCACGATTCTCTGATGGTATCTCATCATATTTTCAACGGAACCTGTGAGGACAACTTCAAAGGAACCTCGCTGCATTTTTCGTTCACCAACTCGAAAGTGCCCTTGGCTCCGGGCCCCAAGGGAGAAATAGACCAAGAGATATTTCTGCTTGAGCCAGCAGTCTCGGTGCAGGACCAAGGCAGATGGGTCGCGGACATTGATGTCCTTGGTGTTGAAAGGAGCCAAAACAGGGATGTGATCAACACCATATCATTCCCCCATCGGGATTGCCAGTTCGGGCATTCATTGCCATTGAAGTATCGGGATGCTGTTTCCATTGGTTCGCAGGAAGAGCTCCTCGACCAGCCCCCTTGCACAGGTGTTGTACAAAGACGCAACAATGCCGTTGCAAGACTGGCGGCTGTTTCTATCCTTGCCCAGCAAGGCAAGACGGCAGAGACTGCGATTCTGGAAGGAGATGAATTTTGTTGGCATTGCTGTCGGACAAGATATTCGAGGTTGGAAACACGCCCTCAGATTCTCATTCTCTGA
- the FAP1 gene encoding FKBP12-associated protein (COG:K; EggNog:ENOG503NUMP; BUSCO:EOG09261727), giving the protein MAEVVPQPQGSSSRGGGSGGRVRRGRGWRGRHRGGRGGSNANASGSGNGNVEGSQATTATTQPLPPPTAVPTPVPQQPAGVASQPIVSDASSSHQEGQPGRGRGDRGRGGRGRGRGRGGAAQRSIVTSHRGGRGPPVSAPRQTDSSSSQSQSQIRHGFNLGAVEFVPGQPVSVTTNTRGPGEIIPPRSTPAPKPVMEKSTAEDLPTRIHEDIDNGQYECVICTSEVVRSSRVWSCLICWTVTHLHCVKKWHKNQMKQKEENQSPNQPDGWRCPGCNSNLLEDPASYHCWCGKEFDIKAIPGLPPHTCGQTCSKPRATCPHPCSLMCHAGPCPPCTLMGPAQTCFCGKNTVTKRCSETDYTNGWSCQEVCGDFLPCGEHTCSQPCHPGLCGACDVPMPSTCYCGKERKEIPCNQRDDILESFNYGQLDDEEEWFEGSFQCSKVCGRKFDCGHHTCQKPCHPQDEETSHCPLSPDMVLSCPCGKTPLASLPAEPRTSCQDPVPRCDKPCDKILACGHHCPDKCHTGACAPCFQSMDISCRCGRVTSRSACHLGCVEPPQCFRVCKAQLNCGRHECGERCCSGEKKAAERRKQKRAVNENYEPEHICLQVCGRLLKCSKHTCQQLCHRGSCNACPEAIFDEISCSCGRTVLHPPQPCGTRPPECRFDCRRARPCGHPAVSHQCHPDDVACPKCAFLVERPCICGKKILKNQPCWFEDARCGLPCGKKLKCGAHECRKSCHKPGECEDAEVVGSHCMQLCGRARKSCDHTCVDECHAPFPCNEDKPCQSMTFTTCPCQRQKKQIRCGATRFNSGPDKHITLKCDDDCLRLERNQRLADALNIDPNHTDDHVPYADKTLKMFRENIAWAQSQERELRMFAADPELKRMRFKPMANHQRAFLHSLAEDYGLDSESQDPEPHRHVCLFKTPRFVSAPKKTLAQSLRLVKTAAATAAAAAAAKPATPANSQPSPQAFNALLLTTPRFGLTVEEVDRALASDIAAAARSGPALSFTTSFLPSEDIVIKAIPNFTTAAIATSMAPTPQAVQSVLKNLKSAVARTISKAGLANGVVLCHADSSLNVVRREGDQAAGADGWSAVASKGTWRRAPSGKVAPPPVASSSRAGGGFFALRKLELRKKKVEEEKAEVEEDWEAAAEKLEGGSSDKENEVVKTSSEDELQGHHDSEQEQSSLVATDA; this is encoded by the exons ATGGCCGAAGTAGTTCCACAACCCCAGGGAAGCTCGagccgtggaggaggatcaGGAGGTAGAGTCCGGCGAGGGCGTggctggagaggaaggcaTAGAGGTGGTCGTGGAGGGTCCAATGCCAACGCATCCGGAAGTGGAAATGGAAATGTGGAAGGGAGCCAGGCGACTACGGCAACAACTCAaccattaccaccaccaactgcAGTACCTACACCAGTACCGCAGCAACCAGCAGGTGTAGCATCTCAACCAATCGTTTCAGATGCTTCAAGTTCGCATCAAGAGGGCCAACCAggcagagggcgaggagatAGGGGCAGGGGAGGTCGGGGCAGAGGCCGTGGTCGCGGAGGCGCGGCTCAAAGATCAATAGTAACCTCCCATCGTGGAGGTCGAGGACCGCCGGTTTCAGCACCTCGACAAACCGactcttcatcatctcagTCACAGTCACAGATACGACATGGGTTCAACCTTGGTGCTGTCGAGTTTGTCCCTGGTCAACCAGTCTCCGTCACTACCAACACACGGGGTCCTGGAGAAATCATACCACCCAGATCTACCCCTGCTCCTAAACCGGTCATGGAAAAATCCACAGCAGAGGACCTTCCCACACGTATTCACGAGGACATCGACAATGGGCAGTACGAATGCGTCATCTGCACCAGCGAGGTTGTCCGATCTTCCCGAGTTTGGTCTTGCTTGATCTGCTGGACGGTTACCCACCTTCACTGTGTCAAGAAGTGGCACAAAAACCAAATGAAACAGAAGGAGGAAAACCAAAGCCCTAACCAACCCGACGGTTGGCGCTGTCCAGGGTGCAACTCCAATCTGTTGGAAGACCCAGCATCATATCACTGTTGGTGTGGGAAAGAGTTTGACATAAAAGCAATTCCTGGCTTGCCTCCTCACACATGCGGACAGACCTGCTCCAAGCCTAGAGCTACATGTCCACATCCTTGCTCCCTGATGTGTCATGCCGGACCATGTCCGCCATGTACACTCATGGGCCCAGCACAGACCTGCTTCTGCGGCAAGAACACTGTTACCAAACGGTGTAGTGAGACTGACTACACGAACGGATGGAGCTGCCAAGAGGTGTGCGGTGATTTCCTTCCATGTGGGGAGCATACCTGCTCCCAGCCTTGCCATCCAGGCTTATGTGGCGCTTGCGACGTTCCCATGCCATCAACGTGCTATTGCGGCAAGGAGCGGAAAGAGATACCTTGCAACCAGAGAGACGACATTTTGGAATCGTTCAACTATGGCCAGCtcgatgacgaagaagagtgGTTTGAGGGATCATTCCAATGCTCAAAAGTCTGCGGCAGAAAGTTTGACTGTGGACATCACACTTGTCAAAAGCCCTGCCACCCGCAAGATGAAGAGACATCTCATTGCCCCCTTTCGCCCGACATGGTGTTGAGCTGCCCCTGTGGAAAGACACCGCTTGCTTCCTTACCAGCCGAACCCAGGACGTCGTGTCAAGACCCCGTCCCGCGATGCGACAAGCCATGCGATAAGATCCTGGCTTGCGGTCATCATTGCCCAGATAAGTGCCATACTGGTGCATGCGCCCCTTGCTTCCAGAGTATGGACATCTCCTGCCGTTGCGGCAGGGTCACCAGCCGTTCAGCGTGCCATCTAGGCTGTGTTGAACCACCACAATGCTTCCGGGTGTGCAAAGCGCAGCTCAACTGTGGAAGACATGAGTGTGGAGAGCGCTGCTGCTCgggagagaagaaggcagCGGAAAGGCGGAAACAGAAGCGGGCTGTCAACGAGAATTACGAGCCCGAACATATCTGCCTACAGGTTTGTGGCCGGCTGCTGAAATGTAGTAAGCACACATGCCAGCAGCTATGTCACAGGGGGTCTTGCAATGCTTGCCCGGAGGCTATCTTTGACGAGATCAGCTGCTCTTGCGGGCGAACTGTATTGCACCCTCCGCAACCATGCGGAACCAGACCGCCAGAGTGCCGATTTGACTGTCGCAGAGCGAGGCCATGCGGACATCCTGCAGTGTCCCATCAGTGTCATCCAGACGATGTGGCTTGCCCCAAGTGCGCCTTTCTGGTGGAAAGGCCTTGTATCTGTGGCAAGAAAATTCTCAAAAATCAGCCTTGTTGGTTTGAGGATGCTAGGTGCGGACTGCCTTGTGGGAAGAAGCTGAAATGCGGAGCCCACGAGTGCAGGAAGTCGTGCCATAAGCCCGGGGAATGTGAGGATGCTGAGGTAGTTGGTTCTCATTGCATGCAGTTATGCGGAAGGGCGAGAAAGTCTTGTGATCACACCTGCGTGGACGAGTGCCATGCCCCTTTTC CTTGCAACGAGGACAAGCCGTGTCAATCCATGACATTCACCACCTGCCCTTGCCAGCGGCAAAAGAAACAAATTCGGTGCGGTGCAACTCGCTTCAACTCGGGGCCAGATAAACACATCACTTTAAAGTGTGATGACGACTGTCTTCGACTGGAGCGGAATCAGCGGCTTGCCGACGCGCTCAATATCGACCCTAATCACACCGACGATCATGTGCCGTATGCCGACAAGACCTTGAAGATGTTCCGCGAGAATATTGCCTGGGCTCAATCACAAGAACGGGAACTTCGCATGTTTGCTGCAGACCCAGAGTTGAAGCGGATGCGTTTCAAGCCTATGGCCAACCACCAACGTGCCTTTTTGCACTCACTAGCTGAGGACTATGGTCTTGATTCCGAGTCTCAAGATCCTGAGCCTCACCGTCATGTTTGCCTTTTCAAGACACCACGGTTTGTGTCTGCTCCCAAAAAGACCCTGGCTCAGAGTCTTCGCCTAGTTAAGACCGCTGCCGccactgccgctgctgctgctgctgccaaacCAGCCACTCCCGCCAATAGCCAACCCTCACCGCAGGCATTCAATGCCCTCTTACTCACCACACCTCGGTTTGGACTTACAGTCGAGGAGGTCGATCGAGCCCTGGCCTCAGACATTGCGGCCGCGGCACGTTCTGGTCCGGCACTCAGCTTCACGAccagcttcctcccctcGGAAGACATTGTGATCAAGGCCATCCCTAATTTCACGACCGCAGCTATTGCAACATCCAtggcaccaacaccacagGCAGTTCAGTCAGTTCTGAAGAATCTCAAGTCTGCTGTGGCAAGAACTATCTCAAAGGCAGGGTTGGCAAATGGGGTGGTACTGTGCCACGCAGATAGTTCGCTCAATGTTGTtagaagagaaggagatcaggctgctggtgctgatggaTGGAGTGCTGTTGCTAGCAAGGGGACATGGCGGCGAGCTCCTAGTGGGAAGgtcgctcctcctcctgtggcgagcagcagcagagctGGAGGTGGCTTCTTTGCgttgaggaagctggagctgaggaagaagaaggttgaggaggaaaaggcggaagttgaggaggattGGGAAGCGGCAGCAGAGAAGTTGGAGGGTGGAAGCAGCGATAAAGAGAATGAGGTTGTCAAGACGAGCAGCGAGGATGAGCTGCAGGGGCATCATGATTCTGAGCAGGAGCAGAGTTCTCTGGTTGCCACTGATGCTTAA
- the bem46 gene encoding bem46 protein, variant (COG:S; MEROPS:MER0017242; EggNog:ENOG503NUS2) produces MSSSPHESSSSAGNPLVQQTLSLMSTAAGYMRLPAIATSGLAALLTALLYFKQKALIYPASIPANARTDVPRPSQYHFSDYEELIIPTNDGEKLSAFYIRGPRRNNPNSDVTVLMFHGNAGNIGHRLPIARMLIAATGCNVFMLEYRGYGISTGTPDESGLNMDAQTALDYLRDRAETRNHKIVVYGQSLGGAVGIKLVAKNQSQGGKGGDIVGLVLENTFLSMRKLIPSIMPPAKYLAYLCHQVWGSDGLIGGIKVPTLFLSGLQDEIVPPIHMKKLYDLSNAPVKIWKPLPGGDHNSSVIEEGYFEAIAEFINRVVRERREKDEKDGL; encoded by the exons ATGTCCTCGTCTCCTCACGAGTCGTCATCGTCTGCAGGCAATCCTCTCGTGCAGCAGACACTCTCGTTGATGAGCACCGCAGCGGGCTACATGCGCCTGCCAGCCATCGCGACTTCT GGGCTTGCAGCCTTGCTGACAGCTCTCCTGTACTTCAAGCAAAA AGCATTAATCTACCCGGCCTCCATCCCCGCCAACGCCCGCACTGACGTCCCCCGGCCGAGCCAATACCACTTCAGCGACTACGAAgagctcatcatccccaccaaCGATGGCGAGAAGCTCTCGGCCTTTTACATCCGGGGCCCTCGGCGAAACAACCCCAACTCGGACGTGACCGTGCTTATGTTCCACGGCAACGCAGGTAACATTGGTCATCGTCTCCCCATCGCCCGTATGCTCATCGCCGCCACGGGGTGCAACGTCTTTATGCTTGAATACCGCGGATATGGCATCTCCACTGGTACGCCTGATGAATCAGGGTTGAACATGGATGCCCAGACGGCATTGGATTACCTGAGGGATAGGGCCGAGACGAGAAACCACAAGATTGTGGTGTATGGTCAGAGTTTGGGGGGTGCGGTGGGGATCAAGCTGGTGGCTAAGAACCAGTCCCAGggcgggaagggaggggatattgtggggttggtgctggaAAATACCTTTTTGAGCATGAGGAAGCTGATCCCGAGTATTATGCCGCCGGCCAAGTATTTGGCGTATTTGTGCCATCAGGTGTGGGGAAGCGATGGGTTGATTGGGGGGATCAAGGTGCCGACGCTGTTTTTGAGTGGGTTGCAGGATGAGATTGTTCC TCCAATCCATATGAAGAAGCTCTATGACTTGAGCAACGCCCCGGTCAAGATTTGGAAGCCGCTGCCTGGGGGAGATCACAACTCGAGTGTGATTGAAGAAGGGTATTTCGAGGCCATTGCCGAGTTTATCAACAGGGTTGTGAGGGaaaggagggagaaggacgagaaggaTGGGCTTTGA
- a CDS encoding hypothetical protein (COG:D; EggNog:ENOG503NZ0V) — protein sequence MVSFSCEACGDIFTKKKLDPHRNRCRGATFTCIDCMVHFPGTEYRWHTSCMSEEQKYQGALYKEKKPKQQQHQQRVPPLAPPPPPAAMAQPAYVESVAEEDNWKNYEQRSDDDSRSINLPEAPTPPSAVDMGGNVNVFDFMVDNPTPTASNVSLPLPVPTQVPANEEMSLVRFDPEANGGDNFEDHALIHEENGAVALNQFQTPAPKQPRRKTKDSESSVKKDKKRKRLHIETDQVMIDAPPVMHSGLTGGLKGLMSRSSVFPPSPDYSGDNIATPASPLKKTKSSKHHHKSLARTTTESLSNGLMAMIAGPSKTKSSKKKAKTSSSSKDSKKKSSSSSSPKRLEGGKEPKLLEYRPGSKDSKEGDVASGQMVIYKPAADHFLSLVTKGPESEKGCSVNKALKRYHRERSNSGVSLSKLMEEKELFKTLRMKRNDRGEIVLFTI from the exons ATGGTTTCCTTTTCGTGCGAG GCCTGTGGAGACATCTTCACCAAGAAGAAACTTGACCCGCACCGCAACCGCTGTCGAGGTGCTACCTTTACCTGCATCGACTGTATGGTACATTTTCCTGGCACAGAATATCGCTGGCACACG AGTTGTATGAGTGAGGAACAAAAGTATCAGGGTGCCCTCTATaaagagaagaagccaaagcagcagcaacaccagcagcGCGTTCCCCCTCTcgcaccacctcctccacctgccgCCATGGCTCAACCAGCATATGTCGAATCAGTCGCCGAGGAGGACAACTGGAAGAATTACGAGCAACGCAGTGACGATGATAGCCGTTCCATCAACCTTCCGGAAGCGCCTACCCCGCCTTCTGCCGTGGACATGGGAGGCAACGTGAATGTCTTTGATTTCATGGTCGACAACCCCACGCCAACCGCTTCCAATGTTTCGCTTCCCCTTCCCGTCCCTACTCAGGTTCCAGCAAACGAGGAGATGTCCCTCGTGCGGTTTGACCCGGAGGCCAACGGCGGCGACAACTTCGAAGACCATGCCCTCATTCACGAAGAAAATGGTGCTGTAGCCTTGAACCAGTTCCAGACACCCGCGCCAAAACAGCCCCGGAGAAAGACCAAGGACAGCGAAAGTAGCGTTAAGAAAGACAAGAAGCGCAAGAGACTACACATCGAAACCGACCAGGTCATGATCGATGCCCCACCAGTAATGCACTCCGGGTTGACTGGTGGCTTGAAGGGTCTTATGAGCAGGTCGTCCGTattcccaccatctccagacTATTCTGGAGACAATATTGCGACACCAGCAAGTCCTTTGAAGAAGACCAAGTCGTCAAAGCATCACCACAAGTCCCTTGCGCGCACGACAACCGAGTCTTTGAGCAACGGCCTGATGGCCATGATTGCCGGACCTTCCAAGACGAAGtcgtccaagaagaaggccaagaccagctccagctccaaggactccaagaagaagagttccagctccagcagcccCAAGCGCCTTGAAGGCGGCAAGGAGCCAAAGCTCCTTGAATACCGACCTGGATCCAAGGATAGCAAGGAGGGTGATGTGGCCAGTGGCCAGATGGTCATTTACAAGCCCGCCGCCGACCACTTTCTGAGCCTCGTTACCAAGGGTCCCGAGAGTGAGAAGGGATGCAGCGTCAACAAGGCACTTAAGAGGTACCACCGTGAGCGCAGCAACTCGGGCGTCAGCCTCAGCAAGTTGATGGAAGAGAAGGAATTGTTCAAGACTCTGCGGATGAAGAGGAATGACCGGGGAGAGATTGTGTTGTTTACCATTTGA
- the PEX10 gene encoding peroxisome biogenesis factor 10 (COG:O; BUSCO:EOG092635ST; EggNog:ENOG503NWSD) codes for MASQPPKSQPPPPLTSSPYPYAAAPDIIRAHQKDAYFQGLLTNQISDLHRRLRGARSAHSWATETRTIGDALYLCLTTLIGNRTLGEEYCDLVQVEAPPSPPSQQQATTYPDSHIPPKPTSQPGPLLPSLSRRAGFIATSTLTPYLFTLLLPKLRSSLRRLLTTRLTTLTTRGLDTTKQGQPTSEARALRYILTHLSSLTNPAHIHAITLATFYFTGAYYSLSKRLFGLRYIFTKRIPDTPGASQNSGRGGYEVLGVLLVTQMLVRTYLHLSQQLSSSPSSNIDDIPTSSDRYIPSGPVEVSLDDNAYALNTSLLDTSAPAPQNQRSLAEIARTTHTPLVKGGTKPRYDLSDGKQMAWIKGYNPRKCTLCLEELKDPAVTSCGHVFCWECIGDWVREKPECPLCRREAMGQKILPLRMVHVH; via the coding sequence ATGGCGTCACAGCCCCCCAAATCGCagccgccaccgcctcttACAAGCTCTCCATACCCATACGCTGCCGCGCCAGACATCATCCGCGCCCACCAAAAAGACGCCTACTTCCAAggcctcctcaccaaccagATCTCCgacctccaccgccgtctCCGCGGCGCCCGATCTGCCCACTCCTGGGCGACCGAGACCCGCACAATAGGCGATGCCCTCTACCTCTGCCTTACAACCCTAATCGGCAACCGCACGCTCGGAGAAGAATACTGCGATCTTGTCCAAGTCGAAgcgcccccctctcctccctcgcagcaacaagcaaccACCTACCCCGACTCCcacatcccccccaaacccacctcccaacccggcccccttctcccctccctctcccgccgAGCAGGCTTCATCGCAACCTCAACACTAACCCCCtacctcttcaccctcctcctccccaaactccgctcctccctccgccgccttctcaccacccggctgacaaccctcaccacccgcgGCCTCGACACAACAAAACAAGGCCAACCCACCTCTGAAGCCCGCGCCCTCCGCTACATCCtaacccacctctcctccctcaccaacccagcccACATCCACGCCATCACCCTCGCAACCTTTTACTTCACCGGCGCGTATTACTCCCTCTCCAAGCGGCTCTTCGGCCTCCGCTACATCTTCACCAAGCGCATCCCCGACACCCCAGGAGCAAGCCAAAACTCTGGTCGCGGAGGCTACGAAGTGCTcggcgtcctcctcgtcacccaAATGCTCGTCAGGACCtacctccacctctcccaacaactgtcttcctccccttcgtcAAATATAGACGACATCCCCACATCATCAGACCGGTACATCCCCTCCGGCCCCGTCGAAGTCTCTTTGGACGACAACGCCTAcgccctcaacacctccctccttgACACCTCGGCCCCCGCTCCCCAGAATCAGCGCTCATTGGCGGAGATTGCCAGGACGACTCACACCCCGTTGGTGAAAGGGGGGACGAAGCCGAGGTATGATCTCAGTGACGGGAAGCAAATGGCTTGGATAAAGGGTTACAATCCCAGGAAGTGCACGCTCTGtctggaggagctgaaggaCCCGGCGGTGACGAGCTGCGGGCATGTGTTTTGCTGGGAGTGCATCGGGGAttgggtgagggagaagcCAGAGTGTCCGTTGTgcaggagggaggcgatggGGCAGAAGATTTTGCCGCTGAGGATGGTGCATGTTCACTAG
- the ERD1 gene encoding protein-ER retention protein (COG:U; EggNog:ENOG503P01T) codes for MDGDPAVEPQLDAFSLAFPLPYRVAIIVILAVWGWGLNLHFLHIRRIDVPSLIRYPGRSSSAQLTHHHSTYRIASLLSSASGLSIVIFWMLTRGDPQRVIDYDWIPMTNLLVIALLFSVPLRKLSVSHHGRSRLLRTLKRVSVGGLAEAKDGKFGDILLADVLTSYAKVLADLFVCLCMFLTSNGSATARPDRGCGGDVLVPVIMAVPSAIRLRQCLIEYVRVRSAPLREATGWGGQHLANAAKYSTAFPVIVIGAMLRNQTEASPGLSRAWIAACLLNSFYSFYWDVAKDWDLTLFSDARERNSPDHPYGLRRRLLVHKPGVYYAVIALDLTLRCTWMIKLNPSLDQISNFESSIFLIQFLEVFRRWIWIFFRVETEWIRNNPVGLDAEDILLGDFQGNKYEDED; via the exons ATGGACGGTGACCCGGCGGTTGAGCCGCAGCTCGATGCTTTCAGCTTGGCCTTCCCACTGCCCTACCGAGTAGCAATCATCGTGATTCTGG CCGTGTGGGGATGGGGTCTCAATCTCCATTTCCTTCACATTCGTCGAATCGATGTGCCCTCTTTGATCCGCTACCCGGGCAGGTCGAGCTCGGCCCAACTGACCCATCACCATTCGACCTACCGcatcgcctccctcctctcctccgcctctgGCCTGTCGATAGTGATCTTCTGGATGCTGACGCGAGGAGATCCTCAGCGTGTGATCGACTACGACTGGATTCCCATGACCAACCTGCTCGTTatcgccctcctcttctccgtCCCTCTTCGCAAACTCTCGGTATCCCACCACGGAAGAAGTCGACTCCTTAGGACTTTGAAGAGAGTTAGCGTTGGAGGTCTGGCCGAGGCAAAAGACGGAAAGTTTGGGGATATCCTGCTTGCCGATGTGCTCACCAGCTATGCCAAAGTGCTGGCCGATCTCTTTGTCTGTCTTTGCATGTTCCTCACTAGCAATGGTTCTGCTACCGCCAGACCGGATCGGGGCTGCGGAGGTGATGTTCTTGTCCCCGTGATAATGGCTGTTCCAAGCGCCATTCGACTCAGGCAATGTCTGATCGAGTACGTTCGTGTTCGGAGCGCTCCTTTGAGAGAGGCTACAGGGTGGGGTGGTCAACACTTGGCCAACGCCGCAAAGTACTCAACTGCTTTCCCAGTCATTGTCATCGGTGCCATGCTGAGGAATCAGACCGAGGCTTCACCTGGCCTGTCCCGTGCGTGGATTGCCGCTTGTCTGTTGAATTCCTTCTACAGTTTTTACTGGGATGTTGCCAAGGATTGGGATCTGACTCTCTTTTCTGATGCACGGGAAAGAAACTCTCCCGACCATCCGTacgggttgaggaggaggttatTGGTGCATAAACCAGGGGTTTACTACGCTGTTATTGCGTTGGACCTGACTTTGCGGTGCACCTGGATGATCAAGCTGAACCCCAGTCTTGACCAAATCAGCAACTTTGAAAGTTCCATCTTTCTCATTCAGTTTCTAGAGGTGTTTAGGCGCTGGATATGGATTTTCTTCCGGGTTGAGACGGAATGGATTAGGAACAACCCAGTTGGGCTGGACGCTGAGGATATTCTTCTGGGAGACTTTCAAGGAAACAAGTACGAAGACGAGGACTGA
- the PCD1_1 gene encoding 8-oxo-dGTP diphosphatase (COG:L; EggNog:ENOG503NXJP) gives MTSTLMVSEPHQSDRQDPQQQEEDLISTPAQPGQEETKTVVQGLQDSPSLSPTALDTQQEESEREEDEGAYYWKRETMAPLNAVSAAAVARLRAFKPPPFPLWDRLPVSRRAAVLLLLYADRKGDLRVVITMRAATLRSFSGGLL, from the exons ATGACCAGCACGTTGATGGTCTCTGAGCCTCATCAGTCAGATCGACAagacccccaacaacaagaagaagatctcATTTCTACTCCAGCCCAACCAGGCCAGGAAGAAACAAAGACGGTAGTTCAGGGGTTGCAGGATTCACCGAGTTTGAGTCCCACCGCTTTAGATACTCAACAGGAAGAAagtgagagggaggaagacgaggggGCGTATTACTGGAAAAGGGAGACCATGGCGCCGTTGAATGCTGTTTCTGCT GCGGCGGTTGCGAGGCTGAGGGCGTTCAAGCCGCCTCCTTTTCCGTTGTGGGATCGGTTGCCTGTCAGTAGACgggcggcggtgttgttgctgttgtatGCGGACCGGAAGGGGgatttgagggtggtgataaCGATGAGGGCGGCGACGTTGAGGAGTTTTTCTGGTGGGTTGCTGTGA
- the PCD1_2 gene encoding 8-oxo-dGTP diphosphatase (COG:L; EggNog:ENOG503NXJP) produces the protein MECVVDFYVPGHAALPGGKADTINETPYQIARREAYEEIGLPLDNTHLPPPFTIEHLCYLPANLARTELVVRPVVALLHTSPPSSTATSPQSNPVSPQPNPTITAEDSLIPRLDAKEVAAVFSAPFHNFLRSTDEPGHEKVEGEWYNGSWTEWHEEPWRMHFFYVPVTNQRVTKPKIREGGLASLAEDHSPDEEPVEEEKRYKVWGMTARILVDAATIAYGEKPEFEHNSHFGDERIIEGLERLGRLGEKKRRGSTVTKEDVKKAGEIMTKKEEGSKM, from the exons ATGGAATGTGTGGTTGACTTCTATGTACCAGGTCATGCAGCATTGCCAGGTGGGAAGGCGGACACCATCAACGAGACACCCT ACCAAATCGCCCGCCGCGAAGCCTACGAGGAAATCGGCCTCCCCCTCGacaacacccacctccccccacccttcACAATCGAACACCTCTGCTACCTccccgccaacctcgcccGCACCGAGCTCGTCGTCCGCCCCGTCGTCGCCCTCCTgcacacctcccccccttcctccaccgccacctccccccagtcAAACCCCGTCTCCCCGCAGCCCAACCCAACAATCACCGCTGAAGACTCCCTAATCCCGCGACTCGACGCCAAAGAAGTCGCCGCCGTGTTCTCCGCCCCGTTTCACAACTTCCTCAGGTCAACCGATGAACCTGGTCACGAAAAGGTAGAAGGGGAGTGGTATAATGGCTCCTGGACGGAATGGCACGAGGAGCCCTGGCGGATGCACTTTTTTTATGTCCCGGTCACTAACCAGAGGGTTACTAAACCTAAAATTCGTGAGGGGGGTTTGGCATCACTGGCTGAAGATCACAGCCCTGATGAGGAGCCagtggaagaggaaaagCGGTACAAAGTCTGGGGGATGACCGCTCGGATTCTGGTGGATGCGGCCACGATTGCGTATGGGGAGAAGCCAGAGTTTGAACATAACAGTCATTTTGGAGATGAGAGGATCATTGAGGGATTGGAAAGGTTGGGGAggctgggggagaagaagagacggGGGAGTACAGTCACCAAAGAGGATGTGAAGAAGGCGGGGGAGATTATGACCAAGAAAGAGGAAGGCAGTAAGATGTGA